One part of the Lotus japonicus ecotype B-129 chromosome 2, LjGifu_v1.2 genome encodes these proteins:
- the LOC130736499 gene encoding uncharacterized protein LOC130736499: MGSDRDVEPDAEVPVHNISNGDDSDDDEVPLFETLPESVFARLKRKRRTTASEAPSVPQKNTKPFPTTPKSKKKDVKRKGITKAEKSKSEKKKKKAPTIVSESDSDVEVDVPDIVLAEKKKFAGRCIPKNVPDAPLENVSFHYEENVLKWKYVYQRRLAIEREVGSNLLECKEVMAPIEKVGPMKTVLHVGRCFERLVKEFVVNLSVEVGLPESDEYKKVYVREKRVKCSPNVINKALGRSDAAVVDEEKSLHVITKELTAGKVQKWPKNKLMSIGNLSMKYAILNMIGAMNWVPTQHTSAISSTLARLIYKIGTMVPVDFGTFVFEQTLKHAETYAVKLPISFQSLIIEIILQQHPKIVRDDEEVMPKGAPITLDHRLFSWPHVPDIAVPSSRTYASAPVSKSGRRAIIDELQAVSKALQKTITTSTARKLKVDEFVLKLQEEEDQEGESSAANAAAADASTDEEEGSDENKEETGEESSSDD, translated from the exons ATGGGTTCCGATCGTGATGTTGAGCCCGATGCTGAG GTTCCTGTTCACAACATCTCTAATGgcgatgattctgatgatgacgAAGTTCCTCTGTTTGAGACACTTCCAGAAAGTGTTTTTGCACgtttgaaaaggaaaagaaggacCACTGCAAGTGAAGCCCCTTCTGTTCCTCAAAAGAATACCAAGCCTTTTCCTACTACCCCTAAGTCCAAAAAGAAGGATGTGAAAAGGAAAGGCATAACAAAGGCTGAAAAaagcaagagtgagaagaagaagaagaaggcccCTACTATTGTTTCTGAGTCTGACTCAGATGTTGAAGTAGATGTCCCAGACATCGTGCttgctgagaagaagaagtttGCTGGAAGGTGCATTCCCAAGAATGTTCCTGATGCCCCTCTTGAGAATGTCTCTTTCCATTATGAAGAAAATGTTCTCAAATGGAAGTATGTCTATCAAAGGAGACTGGCCATTGAAAGGGAGGTTGGATCTAATTTGCTAGAGTGCAAGGAGGTTATGGCACCCATTGAAAAGGTTGGCCCGATGAAAACTGTTCTACATGTTGGTAGATGCTTTGAGAGGCTTGTGAAGGAATTTGTGGTGAATCTGTCTGTGGAAGTGGGACTTCCTGAGAGTGATGAATACAAGAAAGTGTATGTCAGGGAAAAACGTGTGAAGTGTTCTCCTAATGTGATCAAcaaagcacttggaagaagtgatGCTGCTGTGGTTGATGAAGAGAAATCCTTGCATGTGATTACCAAGGAACTCACTGCTGGGAAGGTTCAGAAATGGCCAAAGAACAAGCTGATGTCCATTGGGAATCTCAGTATGAAATATGCAATCCTTAACATGATTGGTGCTATGAATTGGGTCCCTACCCAACATACCTCTGCCATCTCTTCCACTCTTGCGAGGTTAATTTACAAGATTGGTACTATGGTTCCTGTTGATTTTGGTACTTTTGTTTTTGAACAGACTTTGAAGCATGCAGAAACTTATGCTGTGAAATTGCCCATCTCTTTTCAATCTCTGATCATAGAGATCATTCTGCAACAACATCCTAAGATAGTCAGGGATGATGAGGAGGTTATGCCCAAAGGTGCTCCTATCACCTTGGACCATCGTTTGTTTTCTTGGCCTCATGTCCCAGACATTGCTGTGCCATCCAGCAGGACATATGCTTCTGCTCCAGTAAGTAAGTCAGGAAGGAGGGCTATTATTGATGAATTGCAAGCTGTTTCTAAGGCTCTTCAAAAGACTATCACTACAAGCACTGCAAGGAAACTCAAGGTGGATGAGTTTGTGCTTAAGCTTCAAGAGGAAGAGGACCAAGAGGGTGAGTCAAGTGCTGCCAATGCTGCTGCTGCAGATGCAAgcactgatgaagaggaaggatCTGATGAGAATAAAGAAGAAACTGGGGAGGAATCCAGTTCTGATGATTAG